The genomic window GGGCTGGGTGGTGATGGTGGTGACGGCAAAGACGTTATCAGCAACGTTACAGGCGGTGTGATCACTTCAGGAAAGGGTTCCGTCGCCATTGCTGCTCAGAGCCTAGGTGGCGGCGGCGGAGCAGGCGGCTTAAACGTGACAGGGAGCATCAATGTCACCAAGGAAAATGGCGGCACGCTGGGCGTTGGTGTCGGAGGTTTTGGCGGTGCTGGTGGTAACGCAGGAACCGTAACCAGCACTGTGGTGGCAACTAGTGCCTATGACAATCTCATCGGCACGATTGGGGACAACTCCACAGCCATTCTCGCACAAAGTGTTGGCGGCGGTGGCGGAGCGGGTGGCATGAACATCACCGGCGGTCTCAACATCACCGGTAAGAGCGGAGCCTCGATTGGTGTGGGTTTGGGCGGTTTTGGTGGTGTTGCCGGAAACGGCGGAGTCGTTACGGTAAATGCGACAGGAAACATCATCACTCAGGGCAATCAATCCCACGGCATCGAGGCGCAGTCCATCGGTGGTGCGGGTGGAGATGGGGGCATCAATGTCACGGGCACCATGGCCTTCGCTCAAAGTCCGGCCACCACGGCGGCGGTTTCTGTGGGAGTGGGTGGCTTTGGCGGCAACGGTGGCAGCAGCGAAGCTGTCACCGTGAACTATAACGGCACTCTTACCGCTCGTCCTATGGTAGTGCTTCCACCCGTCGGTGGCCATCCTGCCCAGGCAGTCTATGTGGATGGTGAAGGCTCCAATGGCATCATGGCGCAGTCCATTGGCGGCGGTGGTGGAAATGGCGGCATGAATGTCAGCGGCGGCATTTCCTACGTGGGCGGCACCGGGCATGGCTATGGCATCGTGGTTGGGGTGGGCGGTTACGGTGGCAATGGCGGCAATGCAGGCACCGCCACAGTCAATGTGACCGGCGGAGACAGCATCACTGGCTATGGCACCGGCCATTCGGCCATTCTGGCGCAGTCCATCGGTGGCGGTGGTGGCACGGGTGCCATGAACGTGAGCGGCGGCATTACCTCAGATTCCGGCCTGCTCTTTGGCGTAGGCGGCTCTGCAGGGGCGGGTGGCATTGCCAAGACTGTGACGGTGAATGCCACGACGAATGTTTATACCAGCACAATCAACAATGACGACGACACCTCCTCGGCTGGGGTGCTGGCGCAGTCCATCGGCGGCGGCGGCGGCAATGGCGGCCTCAATGTCACAGGCGGTCTGGCCATCGCCAAACAGAACAGCGTGCCCTCGGTGAATTTTGGCATCGGCGGTTCTGGCGGCGCTGGCGCGAGCAGCGGCGATGTGAATGTGACCCTCATTGGTGATGCCATCACCTCAGGCAACTGGGTTCACGGCATCATGGCTCAGAGCATTGCCGGCGGCGGCGGCAACGGCGCGATGAACGTGGGTGGCCAGCTCAATTTTGCGTCCTCGGAGAGTTCCGGAGGCAACACGGATCTCAGCATCATCGCGGGCATCGGCGGCACCGCCGGAGACGGTGCCGTGGCTGGCAATGTCACGATCATCAACACGGGCACTGTGACCACGGCTGGAGACAACGCCAGGGGCGTGGCCGCACAGTCCATCGGTGGCGGCGGCGGCACGGGCGGCATGAATGTGACTGGCATCTACGCCAAGAACAGCAATCCCATCACCGTGGGCGTGGGTGGTACGGGTGGCAGCGGTGGCGAGGCTGGCAATGCCACGGTGCTTCGTGGCACCGCCACGCTGGCCGCAGGGAAGGTGACCACGGACGGTGTCAACGCCTATGGCATCGAGGCCTCCAGCATCGGCGGTGGCGGCGGCGATGCTGGCATGAATTTTAACGTCGGCTACAGCACCATCGGCGAGGCCTCGTCCAAGCCTGGTTTTGCAGCCGTCTTCACCATCGGCGGCGGTGGCGGCACCGCAGCCAGTGGCCACTCGGCCACGGTCGTCAACTACAGTGCCGTGGAGACCAAGAAGGACTACGCTTACGGCATCCTGGCTCAGTCCATCGGTGGCGGGGGAGGGAATGCCAACTTCAACATCGGTGTGACACATGCTGGAGCCAGCACCTCTGCAGACAGCAATCTCTACAACAAACCCAACCAGAACATGGCGCTGAGCGTTGCGGTAGGAGGTGCCACAGGAGATGGCGGTAACGGTGGCGACGTTGCGGTAACTCAGGTTGGGAATATCATTACGGTGGGCAAACAGGCCATCGGTATCCTGGCGCAGTCCATTGGTGGTGGCGGTGGTAATGCCGGACTGGACGTCGGTTTTGTGAAAGCCGACGGAGGTAAAATGGGCATCACCATTGGTCGTGAGGGTGGTACAGGAGGTTACGGTGGTACCGTAACTCTAAACTACACCGGCACGCTCAGCACCACGGGAGAGATGGCCTTTGGCCTTCTGGCTCAGTCCATAGGAAACGGCGGTGGCAACAGCTCCTCCACCACCATCAGTGGTGAGGTACCCACTGATCAGAACGATCTGGGTCAGACCCGCCCGCAAAGTGCTGCAATTGCCATCGGCCTGGCAGGCGGGCAGGGTGGTTACGGCGGCGCCGTTATATTGAATTCCAACGGCAAGATAACCACTACGGGCAGGCGTGCCTACGGTGCCTTTGCTCAGTCCGTCGGTGGTGGTGGTGGCAATGGCGGCAAGGCCAACACCGCTGGCATCACTGCTCCAGTGATCGCGATGAGCCTCGGGGGCACTGGTGGCAGTGGCAGCTATGGCGGCCAGGTGGACCTCACCAATACCTCCATCGTGGAGACCTTTGGCGAAGAGGCGGCAGGCCTGCTGGCGCAGTCCATCGGAGGCGGTGGCGGCAATGGTGGCAGCACTTATTCGGGCGGCACCAAGACTGGAGACACCGGTATCACCATGGGAATCGGCGGCGTGGGTGGTCCAGGTATGGACGGTGGTATTGTAAACGTGATCAATGACGGCATCATCGTTACGCATAATCTGGCGGCGCATGGCATCCTGGCGCAGTCCATCGGTGGTGGCGGTGGCGATGGCGGTTCTGCCATCAGCATTCTACGTGCCATGCATCCCACCACCACAAATGCCAGCAACACCACACGTGTGGCGGTCAACGTGGGCGGCAATGGCGGCACTGGCGGAGACGGCAAGGCAGTGACTGTGACCAATCGCGGTGGAATCGGTACCTATGAAGCTGCTTCGGTGGGCATCTTTGCCCAGTCCATCGGAGGCGGCGGAGGCAATGGCAACTCCGTGCTTAGTGCCGCCCTGGCTGGAACCAGCGGAAACAATGTAGGTATCAATATTGGAGGAAACGGAGGCACCGGCGGCACGGGGGGAAATGTCACCGTGAACAATCTGATCACGGCAGACCCGAACAGCGGCAAGATCATCACCCTCGGTGACAAGGCGTATGGCATTCTGGCCATGAGCGTGGGCGGCGGCGGCGGTACCGGCAGCAATGTGGCCTCCATCAGCCGTGGCACTGGCTCAGGAGATGGCGGCACAACGGTCAGCCAGGTGCAGTTTTCCATCGGTGGCAATGGAGGGCAGGGTGGATCCGCAGGTGTGGTGGAAGTCACCAATCAAGGCAGCATCTCCACCCAGGGGGCTGGAGCACACGGCATCGTGGCCCAGTCCGTGGGCGGCGGCGGCGGCAATGGTGGCATGGCCATTTCGGGAGATCTTGCCTTTGGCTCAAGCATCCCCAGCAGCAACAAAACCTTCAATGTGGCCATCGGCGGTCAAGGAGACCAAGGTGGGACGGGCGGCGCTGTGACGGTCAACAACTCCGGCAGCATTCATGTATTGGGCAAAGGTGCCTACGGCATTTACGCCCAGAGCATTGGTGGCGGCGGTGGCGATGGCGGCTTTGCGCTGGCGTTCTCCCGCAATTTGAAGACCAATCCCAAGGCCACTCTGGCAGGTGCCAATTCCACCTTTGCGCTTGGCGGCTTTGGCGGCACTGGAGGTGATTCCGGCGCTGTCACGGTGAACCACTCTGGCTCCATCATTGCCGAAGGGGACAATGCCTTTGGCATCTATGCCCAGTCTGTGAGTGGTGGTGGTGGCAACTCCGCCCTTTCCATCTCCAGTCCGGTGTGGATGGCGGCCAACCTCGCGCTGGAGACCCTCCTTGGTGGCGGCTCCACTGGCACGGCCGGAAAAGTGACCATCAACACCAGCGGCTCCATCAGCATGACTGGAAACAACAGCGTGGCTTTCTTCAGTCAGAGCGTGAATGGCGGCGGAGGAAATGTGAACCAGTTCATGGACTTCAGCCAGCAGGCTCAGGGACTAGGCGACAACGGACTGCCTTTGCCCGGCAATGCTGGAGACATTGACACCGCGTATGCCTATCTGGACTCGGTGGTCAAGGTGGGTTCGGACGCCATCTTTGGTGCGGTAGGGGCAGCGGTGGAAGCCACCCACCTGGGCAGCATTTACTCCCATGGCGACAACAATGGCGGCGGCCTGCTGCAGTCCATCGGCGGCGGCGGTGGCCGAGGCTCTCAGAATGTCACCCTCGCGACGGATTCAGACATCAACCTCGTTGTGAAGCTGGGCGGCAAAGACGTGAACAGCAGCAGCGGTGGCAATGTGACCTTCAACCAGACCGGCGGCGTAGATGCCCAGGGAACGCAGAGCGCTGGCGTCACCGTGCAGACCATCGGTGGTGGTGGTGGCGTGCAGTTCATCACACTTAAAAAAGTGCCCACGGTCACCCCCATGCTGGTGTCTCCTCCGCCAGCAAGCCTCATGGCCTTGCCTCCTCCTCCGCCGCCACTGACTGCCACCAGCCTGACGCTCGGTGGCAATGGCGGCCTCAACAACGATGGCGGCACCATCAACACCACCTTCTCAGGCGCTCCCGTCACCAGCAGCGGCGACCGTTCTCCCGGTCTGATCATGCAGTCCATCGGCGCAGGAGGGGGGCTGACCTACACGACTCTGGCAGGGGCATCCGGTCTGAATGTGGACATTGGCGGGCAGAATGGTGCTTCAGGCAATGGTGGAGATATCACCATCATCAACACACGCGACGTGGGCACCAATGGCATTCTGTCCCACGGCATCCTACTGCAGTCCATCGGCGGCGGCGGCGGAGCGGTCTTCACGGATCTCGATCCCTCGCTCATCGCGGTGACGCTGAACACGGACAACACCGGCAACGGCGGCCTCATCGATCTGACCCAAAACGGCAATGTGGTGGTGCAGGGAGACCGCTCCACCGGCATCATTCTGCAGAGCCTCGCCGGAGGCGGCGGGCTGGTGGATGACCTGTTTGCCGGCGCGGCTGGCGGCACGGGGAACTCCGGACCTGTCACCTTGGTGATGAATGGCAGCATTAGCGCCACAGGTGCTGGAGGCAGCGGCATCTTTGCGCAGTCGAAAGGCAGCGGCACGCAGGGAAATATCACGGTGACACTGACCACTGCAAAGAGCATTCTCTTCGGCGACGGCGGCATCGGTGTGAAATTCTCTGGCGGAGCGACAAACCTCTTTACCAACAACGGCTCCGTTTACGGTACGCAGGGCGTCAACGGCCAGGCCTTTGTGGGAGAGGAAGGGGACGACACCTTCCAGAACAACGGCGCCTTTGTGGGCAGTGCGGATTTCGGCAGCGGAGCCAACCGCTTCAATAATGCCGCTGGCGCGCTCCTCGTTCTCGGACCGCAGTTCCTGCTGGGAGCTTCGAACAATCTGCTCATCAATGATAGTGTTTTGGTCCCCGGCGGTAGCGGCCTGGCCCAGCACACAAACATGACGGGCAGCTTCATCCAGAGCAGCACCGGCACCACCTTCAACGAGCTGGACTTCGGTACGGACAAGCTCGACAACATCTCCATGACCGGCACCGCCAAGCTCGGAGGCCGCATCGATGTGGCGCTGCTCAATCCGCAGCTCGTGCCCATCGGCCACTTCGAAAAAGTGCTGGTGCATGCAGACGGCGGTGTCACCGATGACGGCGCTGCGCTTACCACAGCGCCCTCGGTCGTCATCACCTACGACCTGCAGTATCCCGCCACGGGGCAGGATGCGGTCCTGAGCTATGACATCAATTTCAACCCGCCCGGCGGCGGCCTGGGGCGCAATCTCCTGGAGGTCGGCGGCTACTTCAACAACATCCAAAACGCGGGCAGCTCCCCCTTGCTGGCCCCCACCATCATCGCGCTGCTTTATGCGCCGGACATGACGACGTATCGCGAGCTGCTCAGCCAGCTCGGGCCGGATTTCTACGGCGAGCAGCAGGCGGAGATGCTGCGCGGCACACAGCGCTTTGGCGAGACGATGCTCAACGGCGGCAGCACGCGCTACTCGCTCAAGGAGCGCACCATCTGGTTTGACTTCCTCGGCTCCAACACACTCCACGGTGCCTACGACGACTACAAGACCGTGCGCCAGCAGACGCTCGGTTTTGCGCTGGGATATGAAGACATGATCAATGAGCACTGGAGCGCCGGCCTGGCCGTCTCGTATGAAGACAATAATGCAAACGGTTACCAAGGACGCTG from Prosthecobacter vanneervenii includes these protein-coding regions:
- a CDS encoding autotransporter outer membrane beta-barrel domain-containing protein, yielding MRATYPKSSTVAPSFSHEKPLSRLLTDAVMIFVMLAGMAHPLLAADPPPSSTSTVGQTVSNPETGMSTKVSSLITDPVGTPTAGTTAFVRTEDGYVFLVKAVGDTVYNEDSPPVGFKILSKDTTTKTVTLQNPLDATKTATLGYEILYTDLQANFLGADTAGATTPPTVVSGADGVRVVYTGQNGSNGRDGALFVPPRSGGNGAAGPTVNYTTSFNISTTNKIGLEVGSIGGKGGNGGDSYLSFWDGRDGGNGGAGGTVTAINNTGFQIATTGDNMYGIYAYSRSGQAGNGGSGFAAPGGGTGGHSSDGGNVTVTNNGTIITAGAGAYGIYALSVSNNGGNGGSTWGLVGQAGSGNYGGNGGTVTVTNSSTGSIYTYGSQAHGIVAQSIGGSGGSSGTSANLLLSLNGAADNGGNGGQVNVYNSGVISTTGAGARGIMAQSIGGGGGAGGTSVGLFALGGAGSNGGSGGVVTVENRVGGTIHTTGVKADGIMAQSIGGSGGSGSNSFGLLALGGGGSKAGNASAVTVWNLGTITTENDGARGIVAQSIGGGGGDGGSTGGLVSVGGTGSGGGDSGVVTVIQGGTITTRGKDAQGILAQSIGGGGGNGGSSGSIGLMAGVSVGGDGGKGGKGGNVDITLQGISSSQASLIGTTGDRSQGIYAQSVGGGGGNGGGAVTVTAGFDAAASFAVGGQGGSAGDGGIVTLGRGTGGSSNVTTFGDNSTAVFLQSVGGGGGSGGFAVAVALSSGFTSGSLSVAIGGNGGGGGKGGDVSAGAFSSGGVLTASGFKGDIFTQGDQSYGFLAQSVGGGGGNGGLAVSVAGSTSLAMSGSLAIGLGGTGAGGGAGGTVKAGVEGTITTIGNNSTALQAQSIGGGGGNGGGSIAVSLTASGGPAGAMGLSIGGNAGPASNGGDVTLATRNSSILTRGDNSKGIVVQSVGGGGGNGGYAVSAGAAGSITDAAAVNVGLGGKGGGGGNGGTVKADLQSDVETSSVMIARAQDPVTGADIPAHYGKNATGVLVQSVGGGGGTGGFSVAAGGALAGTGSGAVSVGLGGSGGTGGTGGSVTVSSTGTILTKGDSSAGLVAQSIGGGGGAGGFSIAVAGAGASAGSGGITVGLGGSGGPGNYAQDVTVNTSIGKITTYGKDSHGVVAQSVGGGGGTGGYDVSVAGAGAGGGSGAISVGLGGSGGAGSYSGTVRLTVNNDVSTYGKNSSGVVAQSIGGGGGTGGYNVSASGAGSMSGSGAISVGLGGSGGSGSNGGEVYATVTGKVETLLENSYGVLAQSIGGGGGNGGYNVSVAGAGGTGAGAVSVGLGGNGSGGGNGLKVELTSSGTIHTVGKGSAGLMAQSIGGGGGSGGFNVNVALAATASGSGAISVGLGGSGAGGGDGGAVTLRSTGNVLTEGNGSIGIGAQSIGGGGGSGGFDVSVPVAIGNGAGAIGVGLGGSGGGGGNATGTVDLKVTNNVTTKGKKSIAVLAQSIGGGGGNGGFDITAPIAAGGTGAGALGISIGGSAAAGGNAGIVISDVTGIITTEKDGSLGILAQSLGGGGGSGGMAISGAVSLAGTGSGAVSIGLGGSGGVGGNAANVTNTLTGSAYTVGKDSSGVVAQSIGGGGGSGGISISGAIAMAKDGAGALAFGLGGSGGTGGDAGALVTNTVVGYVQTQGDNSYGVLSQSMGGGGGSGGLNVSGTITAAKTGSGGLAIGIGGLGGDGGDGKDVISNVTGGVITSGKGSVAIAAQSLGGGGGAGGLNVTGSINVTKENGGTLGVGVGGFGGAGGNAGTVTSTVVATSAYDNLIGTIGDNSTAILAQSVGGGGGAGGMNITGGLNITGKSGASIGVGLGGFGGVAGNGGVVTVNATGNIITQGNQSHGIEAQSIGGAGGDGGINVTGTMAFAQSPATTAAVSVGVGGFGGNGGSSEAVTVNYNGTLTARPMVVLPPVGGHPAQAVYVDGEGSNGIMAQSIGGGGGNGGMNVSGGISYVGGTGHGYGIVVGVGGYGGNGGNAGTATVNVTGGDSITGYGTGHSAILAQSIGGGGGTGAMNVSGGITSDSGLLFGVGGSAGAGGIAKTVTVNATTNVYTSTINNDDDTSSAGVLAQSIGGGGGNGGLNVTGGLAIAKQNSVPSVNFGIGGSGGAGASSGDVNVTLIGDAITSGNWVHGIMAQSIAGGGGNGAMNVGGQLNFASSESSGGNTDLSIIAGIGGTAGDGAVAGNVTIINTGTVTTAGDNARGVAAQSIGGGGGTGGMNVTGIYAKNSNPITVGVGGTGGSGGEAGNATVLRGTATLAAGKVTTDGVNAYGIEASSIGGGGGDAGMNFNVGYSTIGEASSKPGFAAVFTIGGGGGTAASGHSATVVNYSAVETKKDYAYGILAQSIGGGGGNANFNIGVTHAGASTSADSNLYNKPNQNMALSVAVGGATGDGGNGGDVAVTQVGNIITVGKQAIGILAQSIGGGGGNAGLDVGFVKADGGKMGITIGREGGTGGYGGTVTLNYTGTLSTTGEMAFGLLAQSIGNGGGNSSSTTISGEVPTDQNDLGQTRPQSAAIAIGLAGGQGGYGGAVILNSNGKITTTGRRAYGAFAQSVGGGGGNGGKANTAGITAPVIAMSLGGTGGSGSYGGQVDLTNTSIVETFGEEAAGLLAQSIGGGGGNGGSTYSGGTKTGDTGITMGIGGVGGPGMDGGIVNVINDGIIVTHNLAAHGILAQSIGGGGGDGGSAISILRAMHPTTTNASNTTRVAVNVGGNGGTGGDGKAVTVTNRGGIGTYEAASVGIFAQSIGGGGGNGNSVLSAALAGTSGNNVGINIGGNGGTGGTGGNVTVNNLITADPNSGKIITLGDKAYGILAMSVGGGGGTGSNVASISRGTGSGDGGTTVSQVQFSIGGNGGQGGSAGVVEVTNQGSISTQGAGAHGIVAQSVGGGGGNGGMAISGDLAFGSSIPSSNKTFNVAIGGQGDQGGTGGAVTVNNSGSIHVLGKGAYGIYAQSIGGGGGDGGFALAFSRNLKTNPKATLAGANSTFALGGFGGTGGDSGAVTVNHSGSIIAEGDNAFGIYAQSVSGGGGNSALSISSPVWMAANLALETLLGGGSTGTAGKVTINTSGSISMTGNNSVAFFSQSVNGGGGNVNQFMDFSQQAQGLGDNGLPLPGNAGDIDTAYAYLDSVVKVGSDAIFGAVGAAVEATHLGSIYSHGDNNGGGLLQSIGGGGGRGSQNVTLATDSDINLVVKLGGKDVNSSSGGNVTFNQTGGVDAQGTQSAGVTVQTIGGGGGVQFITLKKVPTVTPMLVSPPPASLMALPPPPPPLTATSLTLGGNGGLNNDGGTINTTFSGAPVTSSGDRSPGLIMQSIGAGGGLTYTTLAGASGLNVDIGGQNGASGNGGDITIINTRDVGTNGILSHGILLQSIGGGGGAVFTDLDPSLIAVTLNTDNTGNGGLIDLTQNGNVVVQGDRSTGIILQSLAGGGGLVDDLFAGAAGGTGNSGPVTLVMNGSISATGAGGSGIFAQSKGSGTQGNITVTLTTAKSILFGDGGIGVKFSGGATNLFTNNGSVYGTQGVNGQAFVGEEGDDTFQNNGAFVGSADFGSGANRFNNAAGALLVLGPQFLLGASNNLLINDSVLVPGGSGLAQHTNMTGSFIQSSTGTTFNELDFGTDKLDNISMTGTAKLGGRIDVALLNPQLVPIGHFEKVLVHADGGVTDDGAALTTAPSVVITYDLQYPATGQDAVLSYDINFNPPGGGLGRNLLEVGGYFNNIQNAGSSPLLAPTIIALLYAPDMTTYRELLSQLGPDFYGEQQAEMLRGTQRFGETMLNGGSTRYSLKERTIWFDFLGSNTLHGAYDDYKTVRQQTLGFALGYEDMINEHWSAGLAVSYEDNNANGYQGRWNANGSTERFGGLVRYKNNGHEIAALVSFGWNSMDSTRVGSVAYPFNTSVNRDMQVLTAMVRYAHEFVGDTFYIKPQVDLGVTQLSASAARERGGATTPQAPGVVEATNLALLGYNEAHAWVRPAVTVRKAIIVTNTTRISLHTEMGYQYYINGNDTYVKAGFVGAPIGVDPMNVPIGLGSMASLSVGLQVLIMNDLSFGLYYTKALAKHYHMDLYNFRFNKSF